A stretch of Lactuca sativa cultivar Salinas chromosome 6, Lsat_Salinas_v11, whole genome shotgun sequence DNA encodes these proteins:
- the LOC111890834 gene encoding uncharacterized protein LOC111890834, with protein sequence MKKEWKLYDRLMRLETGLGGTRSLVDASPEWWEEKIKENKDYAKFRNTDLSIFDEKYATLFRDSVAIGDQTMTPLQFQNNSNPNEEIMEGKGDSDEINLDDDEPLFPSLHESSSSKRKRSKSVSNNRPSKSKNSIYEEKVDALLDAISSKSTQTYPQNNPSPTIADCMAIVIKFPELREGSNEFSQALLVFTKKQNHEAFMMDSDDSNSSDDSEQCWVEEDREFEMLCGLALKGIMIARNLRTPCHTSDRTGHMFITEDCIGAIDGTHVRASVPQKDEVKYISRKGYATQNIMDVCDFNMCFTFVWAGWEGTAHDTRIFNEALQRPDLNFPNPTGDKYYVVDAGYPNTRGYLAPYKDTNIRYHLPDFRRGHMAAIREPRGPKEKFNYLHSSLRNIIERTFGVWKARWALLRDMHVNYKYKNQVKIVIASMAIHNYIRKVGRSDEAFNRAQQESYNPVRGDTDSDVYEEGPSTRRTSDGDLYMAAIRDIIAQDIITLRR encoded by the exons ATGAAAAAAGAGTGGAAGCTTTATGACCGCTTAATGAGGCTTGAAACCGGACTCGGTGGGACGAGAAGCCTAGTAGATGCGTCGCCTGAGTGGTGGGAGGAGAAAATAAAG GAGAATAAAGATTATGCCAAATTTAGGAACACAGATTTGAGCATATTTGATGAGAAATATGCTACTTTGTTTCGGGATTCTGTTGCCATTGGAGATCAGACTATGACTCCGTTACAATTTCAAAACAATAGCAATCCAAACGAAGAAATTATGGAGGGCAAAGGAGATAGTGATGAAATCAATTTAGATGATGATGAGCCTCTTTTTCCTAGTCTCCATGAAAGTAGTTCAAGTAAAAGGAAGAGGTCTAAGTCTGTTTCCAACAACCGTCCAAGCAAGAGTAAAAATTCAATTTATGAAGAAAAAGTTGATGCTTTATTGGATGCCATATCATCAAAAAGCACACAAACTTATCCACAAAATAATCCTTCCCCAACAATAGCAGATTGCATGGCCATTGTCATCAAGTTTCCCGAGTTACGTGAAGGGTCCAACGAATTTTCACAAGCATTGCTTGTCTTCACCAAAAAACAAAATCATGAAGCTTTTAT GATGGATAGTGATGATTCTAATTCATCCGATGATAGTGAACAATGTTGGGTGGAAGAGGATAGAGAATTTGAAATGTTATGTGGATTAGCTTTGAAAGGGATAATGATCGCGCGTAACTTACGTACGCCATGTCACACTTCAGACCGCACAGGGCACATGTTTATTACTGAA GATTGCATTGGTGCTATAGATGGGACACACGTCAGGGCATCGGTTCCACAAAAAGATGAAGTGAAGTATATTAGTCGAAAGGGATATGCAACACAAAATATAATGGATGTTTGTGATTTTAACATGTGCTTTACATTTGTTTGGGCCGGTTGGGAGGGGACTGCACATGATACAAGAATTTTCAATGAAGCCTTACAGAGACCGGATCTTAATTTTCCCAATCCAACGGGCG ATAAATATTACGTTGTTGATGCCGGATATCCAAATACGAGAGGGTATCTTGCTCCATACAAAGACACAAATATTCGTTATCATTTACCAGATTTTCGACGTGGACACATGGCTGCTATTCGTGAACCTCGTGGACCGAAAGAGAAATTTAACTATCTCCACTCATCATTGCGAAATATCATTGAACGAACTTTTGGAGTGTGGAAAGCTAGGTGGGCGTTATTAAGAGACATGCATGTTAATTACAAGTACAAGAACCAAGTGAAAATTGTGATAGCATCGATGGCGATCCATAACTACATTAGAAAGGTTGGTAGGTCTGATGAAGCGTTTAATAGGGCACAACAAGAATCCTACAATCCCGTACGAGGTGATACTGATAGTGATGTTTACGAAGAAGGTCCAAGTACACGTCGCACGAGCGATGGTGATTTATATATGGCAGCGATACGGGATATTATTGCACAAGATATAATCACATTGCGAAGATGA